The following are encoded together in the Chitinophagales bacterium genome:
- a CDS encoding SulP family inorganic anion transporter, producing the protein MKDLFKHIKSDLPASIVVFFVAVPLCLGIALASGAPLFAGVIAGIVGGIVVGAASGSPLGVSGPAAGLAVIVLDAITTMGSWEAFLVAVVLAGVIQLAMGYAKMGIIAYYFPSSVIKGMLSGIGIIIFLKQIPHAIGYDENYEGDLSFVQRDGETTFSELIKMLDYISPAAVITSVVCLFILILWEVVLMKKHKIFKVIQGPLVAVLAGIGFNLFFASGATSFSFYDKQLVSIPVADGVSSFFGQFTTPDFSLSVFTDINLYLIAIVLAIVASLETLLCVEATDKLDPHKRVTPTNRELKAQGLGNIVSGFIGGLPITQVIVRSSANISFGGRTKMSAIIHGFLLLISIIAIPGILNLIPLSALAAILFIVGYKLAKPELFKQMYKNGWEQFIPFMATIVGIVFTDLLKGIGIGMAVGIFFVLKNNYKNPFYFTTNGEKDKHEFEIKLSEEVTFLNKGSILQQLNNIPKDSKVIIDGTRSKVIAFDVLEIIRDFKISAKDKNIELEIKGIEI; encoded by the coding sequence ATGAAAGACCTCTTCAAACACATTAAAAGTGATCTGCCCGCCAGTATTGTCGTATTTTTTGTTGCCGTTCCCTTATGTCTCGGTATTGCCTTAGCTTCTGGCGCACCGCTTTTTGCAGGTGTAATTGCAGGAATAGTTGGCGGTATAGTAGTTGGGGCAGCAAGTGGATCTCCTTTGGGCGTTAGTGGTCCAGCAGCCGGCCTTGCTGTAATAGTATTAGATGCCATCACCACCATGGGCTCGTGGGAAGCATTTTTGGTAGCAGTAGTATTGGCTGGTGTAATCCAATTGGCAATGGGCTATGCCAAAATGGGAATTATAGCCTATTATTTTCCCAGTTCTGTCATTAAGGGAATGCTCTCGGGAATTGGAATAATCATCTTTTTAAAGCAAATACCCCATGCAATTGGGTATGACGAAAATTACGAAGGAGATTTGTCTTTTGTACAAAGAGATGGAGAAACCACTTTTTCTGAATTGATAAAAATGCTGGATTATATTTCTCCGGCAGCAGTTATTACATCAGTTGTGTGCCTGTTCATTTTAATTTTGTGGGAGGTCGTATTGATGAAAAAACATAAAATTTTCAAAGTAATACAGGGACCTCTTGTAGCGGTGCTTGCTGGAATTGGGTTTAACTTGTTTTTTGCCAGCGGTGCAACTTCATTTAGCTTTTACGACAAACAATTGGTGAGCATTCCAGTAGCAGACGGGGTATCATCATTTTTCGGTCAATTTACCACACCAGATTTTAGCCTTTCCGTATTTACGGATATTAATTTATACTTGATTGCTATAGTATTGGCAATAGTGGCAAGTTTGGAAACTTTACTTTGCGTAGAAGCTACTGACAAATTAGATCCCCATAAAAGAGTAACACCTACCAACCGTGAGCTAAAAGCCCAGGGACTTGGAAATATCGTATCAGGGTTTATTGGAGGTTTGCCCATTACACAAGTGATCGTTAGAAGTTCTGCCAATATCTCCTTTGGTGGCAGGACTAAAATGTCCGCCATCATTCACGGTTTTTTACTTTTGATCAGCATTATTGCAATTCCAGGCATATTGAATTTAATCCCACTTTCTGCACTTGCAGCTATTCTGTTTATAGTGGGTTATAAATTGGCCAAGCCCGAATTGTTTAAGCAGATGTACAAAAATGGCTGGGAGCAGTTTATTCCTTTTATGGCTACCATTGTAGGTATCGTATTTACTGACCTTCTTAAAGGTATTGGAATTGGTATGGCCGTGGGTATATTTTTCGTATTGAAAAACAACTACAAAAATCCGTTCTATTTTACTACAAATGGAGAAAAAGACAAGCACGAGTTTGAAATAAAACTTTCAGAAGAAGTTACTTTCCTCAATAAAGGAAGCATTTTGCAACAACTAAACAATATTCCCAAAGATTCGAAAGTAATTATTGATGGTACTCGATCAAAAGTAATAGCCTTTGATGTTTTGGAAATTATCAGGGATTTTAAAATAAGTGCTAAAGACAAAAACATTGAGTTGGAAATAAAAGGAATTGAAATTTAA
- a CDS encoding carbonic anhydrase family protein: MKKTMTKANQENLSPAEALEILKKGNEKFSQSLGYSSELKQQLEDTAKGQAPFAIVLGCIDSRVPCEIIFDQGIGDIFTCRVAGNIVNEDVLGSMEFACKAAGSKLIVVLGHSKCGAVKGACDNVELGNLTALVNKIKPAIEAETTTKENRNSSNAEFVENVAKLNVEHVLKQIKAKSPDLAEMINSGAVGLVGAMYDVESGKVNFYNKAV, from the coding sequence ATGAAAAAAACAATGACCAAAGCAAATCAAGAAAATCTTTCGCCAGCAGAGGCCTTGGAGATTTTAAAAAAGGGAAACGAAAAATTCTCCCAATCACTTGGCTACTCGAGTGAGTTGAAGCAACAATTGGAAGATACCGCAAAGGGACAGGCACCTTTTGCCATAGTGCTGGGCTGTATTGATTCGCGCGTGCCCTGTGAAATTATTTTCGATCAGGGAATTGGAGATATTTTCACCTGCCGTGTAGCTGGAAATATTGTAAATGAAGACGTACTGGGAAGTATGGAATTTGCCTGCAAGGCTGCCGGATCGAAATTAATAGTAGTACTTGGCCACAGCAAATGTGGAGCTGTGAAAGGCGCCTGTGATAATGTTGAGCTCGGAAATCTTACTGCCCTGGTGAATAAGATAAAACCGGCTATTGAAGCTGAAACCACTACTAAAGAAAATCGAAATTCGAGCAATGCTGAGTTTGTAGAAAATGTAGCAAAACTCAATGTAGAGCATGTGCTGAAACAAATCAAAGCTAAAAGCCCCGACCTGGCTGAGATGATCAATAGCGGAGCTGTTGGACTTGTAGGAGCCATGTACGATGTAGAGAGCGGAAAAGTAAATTTTTATAACAAAGCTGTTTAG
- a CDS encoding TetR/AcrR family transcriptional regulator, with amino-acid sequence MQDEGIKVVLNIDDRLFLKDPNSSEVGKSIIEHSILLISKIGFESFTFKKLAKKIGITEPSVYRYFKNKHKLLFYLLSWYWIWMKYKIDTASYNISSAEQRLKIAIKKLSEPIEKDDNYKYIDEVALYNIVIAESSKVYLTKEVDRENKEGLFKSYQRLCQQISDIIKEINPEYRFPTALVSTTIESSHSQKYFAEHLPYLTEVTKDQIKDTTEFLTELILKTIKN; translated from the coding sequence ATGCAGGACGAAGGTATAAAGGTTGTTCTTAATATTGATGACAGACTTTTTCTGAAAGATCCCAATTCTTCTGAAGTGGGCAAAAGCATTATTGAACACAGCATTTTGCTGATCAGTAAAATAGGTTTTGAATCTTTTACTTTTAAAAAATTGGCGAAAAAAATAGGGATTACAGAGCCTTCTGTTTATCGCTATTTTAAAAACAAGCACAAACTGCTTTTTTACCTTTTGTCCTGGTATTGGATTTGGATGAAATACAAAATTGATACAGCTTCCTACAATATTTCATCAGCAGAGCAACGACTGAAAATTGCAATTAAGAAACTTTCCGAGCCGATTGAAAAAGACGACAACTACAAATACATTGATGAAGTAGCACTCTATAACATTGTAATTGCAGAGTCTTCAAAAGTATATCTCACAAAAGAAGTGGATAGGGAAAACAAAGAAGGGCTGTTTAAAAGCTACCAAAGATTATGTCAGCAGATTTCGGACATCATAAAAGAGATCAATCCCGAATACCGCTTTCCTACAGCGCTGGTTTCTACTACTATTGAAAGTTCACACAGCCAGAAATATTTTGCAGAGCATCTGCCCTATCTCACAGAAGTCACAAAAGATCAGATAAAAGACACCACCGAATTTCTCACAGAACTGATTTTGAAAACGATCAAAAATTGA
- a CDS encoding DUF2490 domain-containing protein, which produces MHHTLCTALFVLLANVLFSQNNESKLGYWLMGFNQTRFHKNWSLHSEIQYRSYEVLPNTEQLLLRGGINYHINSEHSVTAGYGRIHNHAFDKDANPGIQVSENRIWQQYLMLNNISRVFFQHRYRIEQRWLKTEHSSNYLNRFRYFLRVSVPINNAELKAKTLYLTLYDEIFIHIDEQPFDRNRLYGALGFRWTSMLSIEVGYLAQTTATTQHLLQTAVFYNIDFRKRDK; this is translated from the coding sequence ATGCACCACACACTTTGCACTGCATTGTTTGTTCTGCTGGCGAATGTTTTATTTTCACAAAATAATGAAAGTAAGCTGGGCTACTGGCTAATGGGCTTCAACCAAACCCGTTTTCACAAAAACTGGAGTCTGCACAGCGAAATACAATACCGAAGCTATGAAGTGTTGCCCAATACAGAGCAGCTTTTGCTCAGAGGAGGCATCAATTATCATATCAATTCAGAACACTCAGTAACAGCCGGCTATGGCCGTATCCATAATCATGCTTTTGATAAAGATGCAAATCCCGGTATTCAAGTCTCAGAAAACCGGATTTGGCAGCAATACTTGATGCTCAATAACATTAGCCGGGTCTTTTTTCAGCACCGCTACCGAATTGAACAAAGATGGCTAAAAACAGAACATTCGAGCAATTACCTCAATCGCTTCAGATATTTCCTGCGTGTTAGTGTTCCCATAAATAATGCTGAGTTGAAAGCTAAAACACTCTATTTAACACTTTACGATGAAATTTTTATACATATAGATGAGCAGCCTTTTGACAGAAATCGCTTGTATGGTGCCTTGGGTTTCAGGTGGACTTCAATGCTGTCCATTGAAGTCGGATACCTTGCTCAAACTACTGCAACAACACAACACCTGCTTCAAACTGCTGTTTTTTACAATATTGATTTCAGAAAAAGGGATAAATAA
- a CDS encoding ATP-binding protein, giving the protein MSISFIDKLFKDGSRTNYKLIFSLACVLYFSFGIFINILNTEGNDPLWMRLGLSLIGLSTVAYSYKSAWANKNFETLLTFIMFMFNFHFYYLLLINDFDPGYKMGLLVGVVSTLIFINNKKILSAYILFNVLEFTFLVALTQQFNWPNTTLGFLIFTVLILGYLTNNERQAAFVKLRSNEALLKSINNNVLHGIYRMDAHHHLIYCNEHFLSMLGFRKMENINKQNYPINFAQKTTCNNFLWAMERNETVRNKEVLLLKKNGQAFWAIISQTPVCDSRGNVIYYDGSIIDISEQKKTEKDLQIFSAAINYSPSAVVILEKDGCIKYANPEFVNFTKTPDNEVEGRKIWEFGLKGEKNLKKLVEKMNNGKNWKGEISFIDNQNQIKTHLASIAPIIGDKNQVLNYVLVSEDITAMKEKERELNFAKELAEDAMKAKEHFLSTMSHELRTPMNAVIGCTNLLMDQNPDKEEQENLEILKFSANNLLAIINDILDLSKIDAGKLSLSNEAFDPRKLFSKIEKLHSVSAKEKEIALELHFDKNIPQQFNGDPNRLNQILNNLISNAIKFTHKGKVSIHANCNFNKNNKAELTVKVKDSGIGIPKEKQQNIFDSFTQVHSHKNDKLYGGTGLGLTITKKLIELQNGSISIESKVGKGSEFTFTLPLSYSQVGVKEAVKELNSNKKSLKGIHILVVEDNPINRKIATRFLEKWDITISIAENGVQAIDSIKENTPDLILMDLQMPVMDGYEATKKIRKIRNAKIKKLPIIALSASATTVEKKRAIESGVNHYITKPFKPEELRSSIEKLVLKKVNAA; this is encoded by the coding sequence ATGAGCATTTCTTTCATAGACAAATTATTCAAGGATGGCTCAAGAACCAACTATAAGCTCATATTTTCATTAGCATGTGTCTTATATTTTTCTTTTGGTATTTTTATCAATATACTGAATACTGAAGGAAATGATCCACTGTGGATGCGACTGGGACTAAGTCTGATTGGATTATCTACAGTTGCCTACTCTTACAAATCAGCCTGGGCAAATAAAAATTTCGAGACCCTGCTGACCTTCATCATGTTCATGTTCAATTTCCACTTCTACTATCTCCTGCTAATAAATGATTTTGATCCGGGTTACAAAATGGGGCTGCTTGTAGGAGTTGTGTCAACCCTTATTTTTATCAACAACAAAAAAATACTTAGCGCATACATCCTCTTTAATGTACTGGAATTTACTTTTTTAGTAGCCCTAACACAACAGTTCAACTGGCCTAATACAACTTTGGGCTTTCTGATTTTCACTGTTCTGATACTGGGATATTTGACCAATAACGAGCGCCAGGCAGCATTTGTAAAACTCCGGTCGAATGAAGCACTTTTAAAATCCATTAACAATAATGTGTTGCACGGTATTTACAGGATGGACGCACATCATCATCTTATATACTGCAACGAGCACTTTTTAAGCATGCTCGGCTTTCGTAAAATGGAAAATATCAATAAACAGAATTACCCTATCAATTTCGCACAAAAAACCACTTGCAATAATTTTTTGTGGGCTATGGAAAGGAATGAAACTGTAAGAAATAAAGAAGTATTGCTGCTGAAAAAAAACGGGCAGGCATTTTGGGCCATTATTAGCCAAACACCTGTGTGTGATTCAAGGGGCAATGTCATTTATTATGACGGCTCTATCATAGACATTTCAGAGCAAAAGAAAACAGAAAAAGACCTGCAAATATTCTCAGCGGCTATCAATTACTCTCCCTCTGCTGTTGTAATTCTTGAAAAAGACGGCTGCATTAAATATGCGAACCCGGAATTTGTGAACTTCACGAAAACACCTGACAACGAGGTGGAAGGACGTAAAATTTGGGAATTTGGTTTAAAAGGAGAAAAAAACCTTAAAAAGCTGGTCGAAAAAATGAACAATGGAAAAAACTGGAAGGGCGAGATCAGTTTTATTGACAATCAGAACCAGATAAAAACCCACCTGGCTAGTATTGCACCTATTATAGGGGATAAAAATCAGGTATTAAACTATGTGCTTGTTTCAGAGGATATTACTGCTATGAAAGAAAAAGAGCGCGAACTCAATTTTGCTAAAGAACTGGCTGAAGATGCTATGAAAGCCAAGGAACATTTCCTTTCTACTATGAGTCACGAGTTGCGTACTCCTATGAATGCAGTTATCGGATGTACCAATTTACTGATGGATCAAAATCCTGACAAGGAAGAACAGGAAAATCTGGAAATCCTGAAATTTTCTGCAAATAATCTATTGGCTATTATCAATGATATTCTTGATTTATCGAAAATTGATGCAGGAAAATTAAGCTTGAGCAATGAGGCATTTGACCCAAGGAAACTCTTTAGCAAGATCGAAAAGCTACATTCTGTAAGTGCTAAGGAAAAAGAAATAGCACTTGAACTGCATTTCGATAAAAATATTCCTCAGCAATTTAATGGTGATCCTAACAGACTCAATCAAATATTGAACAACCTAATTTCTAATGCCATCAAATTTACCCATAAAGGCAAAGTGAGCATACATGCAAATTGTAATTTCAATAAAAACAACAAAGCAGAACTCACTGTAAAAGTAAAAGACAGTGGTATTGGTATTCCAAAAGAAAAACAGCAAAACATCTTTGACAGCTTTACACAGGTTCACTCTCACAAGAACGACAAGCTCTATGGAGGAACTGGGCTGGGACTTACCATCACAAAAAAACTTATAGAACTTCAAAATGGAAGTATCAGTATTGAAAGCAAAGTAGGTAAAGGTTCAGAATTTACTTTCACACTTCCTCTGAGTTACAGTCAGGTTGGAGTAAAAGAAGCTGTAAAAGAACTGAACAGCAACAAGAAGTCACTGAAAGGGATACATATACTCGTTGTGGAAGACAATCCTATCAACAGGAAAATCGCTACCCGCTTTTTAGAAAAATGGGACATTACAATAAGTATAGCTGAAAATGGTGTTCAGGCCATTGACAGCATAAAAGAAAACACTCCCGATTTGATATTGATGGATCTTCAAATGCCTGTAATGGATGGATATGAGGCTACCAAAAAGATTCGCAAAATCAGAAATGCCAAAATCAAAAAACTACCTATCATAGCACTTTCAGCATCAGCTACTACCGTTGAGAAAAAACGCGCTATAGAAAGTGGTGTAAATCATTACATCACAAAACCTTTCAAGCCCGAAGAATTGAGAAGTAGTATAGAAAAGCTTGTACTCAAAAAAGTAAATGCCGCTTGA
- a CDS encoding DUF167 domain-containing protein — translation MPENIIKIKVIPNAKKPEVSEFGNGLKVKVNVPAEGNKANKAVIEILAAYFSVKPVQVSP, via the coding sequence ATGCCTGAAAATATAATTAAAATTAAAGTCATTCCCAATGCCAAAAAGCCAGAAGTAAGTGAATTTGGTAATGGATTAAAAGTAAAGGTCAATGTACCTGCTGAGGGAAACAAAGCCAATAAAGCTGTGATTGAAATACTTGCTGCTTATTTTAGTGTAAAACCTGTACAGGTTTCACCATGA
- a CDS encoding DUF4177 domain-containing protein: MELERILNKHAAKAWELKSITNNTELSTGLLSSENYSSVLVVLEKEKDRSS, translated from the coding sequence ATTGAACTTGAAAGAATACTGAATAAACACGCTGCCAAAGCTTGGGAATTGAAAAGCATTACAAATAATACAGAATTAAGTACCGGCCTTTTGAGCAGTGAAAACTACAGTTCCGTACTTGTAGTTTTGGAAAAAGAAAAAGACCGCTCCAGTTAA